From the genome of Penicillium oxalicum strain HP7-1 chromosome VII, whole genome shotgun sequence:
CGACTTGGGAAAGGTCCTTGGTGGACCTACCACCGAGTCCACTTGGATGGACGAGTTGATCGCAAAAGTGACACAACAGCGTGAGGTATTCTCCATTGTTCACACCACCACTACTCCGAGTGTCTATCCTTGAAGGGGCTCACTTACTGTGGTCGTGTAAATCTGCCTCCAGTGCCTCAAATGTACTCAACTCAGCCCAATTGACGCTCGGACCTGATTCCCCGGCCTCAGACCGATGTGGGAGATGCACACCAAGACGAAGCCGATTCACCTTGCGAGATGCACAGAATGACTGCCCGACCTGACCAATGAACAGCTTCAGGCTGAGCGATGTAGGCATGATTCGAATCTCCGAGTATCCCGAGAAAGCATAATCTCCTTTGATAGGGGACCGTACCGGAAATAATTGACCACCGACAAGAAAACGCAAAAGACAGAAAGGCAAAGGTCAAAGCAGCTCTGCGCAGGATCACACTCACGAGGTCCAAATGAGGACCGGACGAGACTCGATCCCGGCTGGATCGATAGATCGACTCGGCCGTAAATAGGAAAATGACTCCCGGACGAATGAGTCCAAGGGAGCGCGCCGATCcgactggaaaagaaaaactaTGGATCATACTCCTCGCAACCTACCACTGAGAGAGGACGAAACTAGTGTTTGAGATGGTACATGTACATAGCATAGCACGTCCACAGACAACACATGGAGTCGTAGTGCAGAGGTATAGAGCCACAGGCGCCTCTGGCCGCGTTGCTGAGAGCGCCAATGCAGCAAGAGCTGGAGATCACGAAAACGGTGAAAACGCGAACAGACACACCTGTCTGCGGGAAATAACTAGTGAGGCATATAACGCACATCTCCAGGCCTCCATGTGGTGGAATGAGCCCTATTTCCAAATATCTGTTTAACCGTCTTAAGCAGGCCAAGTGATTCACAAGGAGAGCCACCCCCCGTCCAGGCTGGGCGTCGCCAAGGATTCCAAGCTCACGCAGAGTCTATTTTGAAATCATGCTTCATCTTTCCCACAAGTCCAGCCATGATCGAGTCTGATATCCTCATAGGGTGCCAGCTCCAAGATCTTGCTGGCTTAGAGGGGGCAATTCATGGGTCAGTGCATCTTGAATCGAGCGGTGGTAGCGACGCTTCGAGTTGGAAGAGTGGACGCATAGGGCATCAACTTGCCAGCACCATCCATTGCCCGGACGCTGTCATGGCTCATTGACTTTGAAATGAACCACGGATCATAGCCACAGCAAGGCCAGAGAGTTTGGTGACCCCCAGACCCCTTGTTTTTACTTAATCGGGGGGTGTACTTCTTTGGCATGACTCGCGCGCGAAGCCGAGACAGCGTTCTGCGCGGGGACGCGGAAATAGAGAAAAGACTGTGAGCTTATCTTGATGGAAATCCCGTCCCTTGAGCTGCTTGATCAATCAAACCCAAGAGTGTGGTGCAGTATGTCCGGCGTGAGAAGAGAATGTTCAAACTCGGTATATGTCAATCTCAATCAAGTCAGAGATCCCGGAACTTTGGTTCGATGGAGCATAAATCTCGGGCACTCCTGTAACACGGCGAGATTCACTGATGCAATGTATATCCCCCGGATGGGATTGCCAAATGACTATGGTGATAGTCTCACAGCCACGCCTTGATTGGGTGGAACGGGCAAGAATAGAAAGGGGGGGGCCATGAGAATTGGTATCTTTGGTTTGAACCTGGAACCCGCTGGGGTGGTCGGTCCTGCGCTCAGGTGTCTACGGAGCCCATTGTCCAGTAGGAACACTTTCCTAGATCCGGATCGACAgccagatcttcttcttcaaaaagGGCATTGTGTCATCCGACGGAGAGAAAGTTTGAGTCGATGTAGGGTGCTGAAAGCTTCCATCTTAGCAGTCTCTGGTCAAGCACCTGCCAGGTCACAGGCAACACAAAGATGTTACCTCATTTGCAATGGGCATCGAAAGACCGTGTCAATGCGAGAACATGCTACTTGAAATACAAAAGGTTTCTCAGAGCTATTAGTGTTCAATGATCGTTGTTTCGTGACTGGGTCAATATCTATGCAATGTCCATACCTTCCCTTTCCTTTGCGAAATTGAAGGACCGGGGGAGAGAGGCCTGTCTGTGCGGTCGAGCTATCATAATCCCCAGTCGGGCCGGTGCCTTTTACGCGGAAAACTCTCCCTGATTCCGAGCTTGTGTGCCAGCCAAAAGAAACCGGGCAACCAAATGGTTGTGGTCTCGCAGGCCCTGGCGAGTTCAGGTCTGACCGTGCGAGAATCTCCACTTGGGCGTGGCTCCAGCCCCACCCACAGGCGCTCTGCTAAAGACCCACAGGAGGTGAGAATCATCAACACCCAACGAACCAGGCCCAGAAGACAGGAAGAAGTAAATCCAAGCGCAGAACGGGTTGCATAATTCAAGCGACACAGAACATTTCGGGACAGTGTGTACATATGCAGGAGACTGGCTGGCACAACTCCGGCGTTTCAATGGTCGCAACTCAAACCACCGGGCAGGCATGGAGGCATGGGCGGAGGATAGAATGATTCGACGTGTCGAATGGCTTTGCTACCACCCCTGATTGGAAGTCCTGCCCTTCCCAACCTTCAGCCTCCGATCTTCAGACTAAGGAGCGAATACGGGGCCCCTCGTCGCGAATTAGCCTCATCATGGCGTAAACTCAAAGCTTGCGAGACCGTCTCGATCATCCACAATAACAATGATTATGCAGTCGACCCAGCTTCCGGGTCAACCTCCTGCGGAGGAGCATTAGCTCAGGGATCACCATGGGGCGTTGGCCGCTGGTCCAAGATCGACCAGTTTCTCCCCGGGCATTGTCTTGGGTCGAAGGAGAGTCTTCGTGGGAAGGGAGGTGGCGTACATGGCGCGGGCCTCCTATCCCTTGCGTGACAGCGGGGAAAGGCGAGATGCTGTTCTGTAAAAGTAGATGCACAGCATCACAGCATCTTTGCATTCCAGATTCACCACACAATGCCCTTGTACAAGCTCATATTATTGTGCTGAATTCTCATCGTGCTCGAGGCGTGTTCTGCACCCTCCCGCGGGAAGATCAAGCGGGTCTGGGTACAGCCCACCACTAGGTGACTATCCTGACTTCGACTTCTCCTGTCACTGCCTAGATTCAGGCATCTAGACGAACCTTTTCAGCATGACTCTATGATCGCCCTTCGACGAAAGAGCGCATGCTGGAGGTCCAGAACGACCCTGGGCTGGCGTTAATGCCGAGTCCTGCGGCCCCACGGAGACGTGGCGATTGCAACATCCTAGGTTCAGGGATCAAGCTTCTCGGATTCGCATGCTGATCGTCGCCAAAACACGCTGGCTTTTCTTTGATCTCAGCGCCTTGAGGGCAAACGCCGGCCAACAATTAGTCAATGACAGATCTGGGGTGTCGCCAAATGGAATCATACTCGCCGGGATCTGCTTCATGCCATTCGAAATGTGTCAGTGAGCATCCGCCCGGAGTGAGCTTTGACCAGGTGCCAGGTACCCTCTTGAATGCAAGAAGGAAAGCGAAAACGCTGGAGACAGAACTGAAAAAGGTACAGTTTAAGAGTTGCGTATACGTCCATCCGGGCATGGGTCCCTGCTGTCGTCGGAGGTGATGGCTCTCGAGAGTCAATTTTTAGTCACTCCGCCAATATCGGACATCTTTGCATTAGAACCAGCACGTGGTCTCTCCGAGGGTTGTTGTCTTTTTCAGTCATTTCTCCGCTTCTCTCCTGCTCTGTACCAACCTACTCACTCTTCTCATTTCTCTCTCCGGCTCGTTTTTCCTCGCGAGTCCAGTCCGTCAGAGGTCATCAGCATCATGATGAGAGAAACCGCAAGAAATAGGCTGGCGTTTGTCTCTCAATACGAACTCACGTCTCTCGGGGTTCCAGTTTATGCTGATAGGAGCAGGAAATTGGCATGAATGCAGGTGAGGTCGATTTGAGATGACAAATCCAACTTGCTTGGCAGATTGCGCGCGTACGCGCCATGCCATTGATGTGCTGTAAACCACTTCTTTGCTGCACTCAAGAAGACGGCAATGTTGGAGTGGGAGCTCGGCAGGCGCTAGCCTTCATCAGTCTCCGCGCTTTTTGAAAGTCAAAGTCACGATAACGCTCATTTTATTGAACTATGTACATTGGAGAGGAGGCGAGCAGACTGCAAAGACCTCTTCCGCAAGAGTCACAGATCTTGAAGGCGGAATGAGGCGTTCTGAATCGAGCCTTTTTGGACTGTTTAATTTCCAAAGCTCAGCAACGCAGCGCTCGATAATGGCAGCTCGACCCGAATGATTCCATCAGTGTCCGCTTGCACCGTCTCGCCAATCGTGACATTAGACAGCCGAACGGGGTTCCCGCCGTCCAACTCGTAATTATAGGACCATCCATCCCAGGTGATCCCAGTGATGGAGTCGGTACCATTCGCCATCAATCGTCGTACAGGGATGGGGTTGCTAGAAATCCCGGGCACATGAAACTGATAGCTCGTAGATGGTCGCACCACGGCGGTACTCCCTGTATCAACGGTGTAGTTGTACTGCTGCATGTTGACTACCCCAATCCGGGACAGCTTGCCGTCCACATAAGCCGCATAGGCCGACTCTGTTTCCTGTTCCATAGGGAGATTGACCACTTGTACATCTGCATGGCTCCTGTTTGTCCCCACACTCAGCATTGCTGCAACAAATGCGTTGCCGTAGTATGGAGCCTTGGTTCCAATCGAGGTCTTGTTGGTTTCGATTGGCTGCCAGGATGCGTAGCGGTAATTTGTTCCTTGGTGCATGTGTGTTCGCCGAATGTTTTGAGAGGCACAATAGAGATTGAAGTCCACCCCCCACAGGGCGGCCCCGAATGAGTTTGATAGACCGGGTTTGCCTTGGTGGTAGAGGGAGTTCATTTCTCCGAGGATGTACGGGACTCCCTTGGCGAGACCCTTGGCCTCGAGGCTTTTCATCACAGCAACGTGACTTTGGACTTTGGCAACGACTGCGGTATGATTCATGAGGGTACGAGCCAGCGTGACCCCGGGAGAATCTGCACCTCCCATGTAGCTAGCGGTTGTCAGATGCCAGTAAGAACAGAGACTTCCATGCCATGACTCACTTGTGCATTGAATTCAGTTTGATGTCTGCATCCGAATCAATCCCAGCCTGCCATGTTTTGACTGGGTCTAATCCATTGGCGGTGCCTGCAAAGGACGGAGCAAGATAATTGTACTCGTGAGCCAAATGGGGACAGGCCCTCATTAGCTGACGGTGTATGATCCGGGATTTGGACAGCCACTCCTCCACGTAGTCAATTTCCTTCCAGTTTTTCGGACGCACTTGACGGTTGAACAGGTCTGGCTCATTTCCCAGCTCCCAGTGGGCAAAATTGCCGTGGCTGAGAGCTTTACAAGCCAGCGGCACTGTGGCAAGTAGCGTGTTGAGGCCCTCGGTCGTATTCTTCCCCAGATTGAAGCCATGGCTAAATTTGACCCCTGGAAAAGTATCGTAGGCTTCGAAATAGGATGGTCCAATAGATATTATGGACGGGTAGTCTTCGGAAAGGGAGGGTATCACAGTCCCATTGATTTGGGTCTCGAGGTTCGCATCATACAAGGCAAAGTC
Proteins encoded in this window:
- a CDS encoding Beta-glucuronidase; this encodes MLFSLLCGAATVVTATASTLVTRVSQDVPVDAASSILAPFVSFSIEFSSFPDFAGNKSQPNKFSNQLLENLGHIQGVKPYIRVGGNTQDFALYDANLETQINGTVIPSLSEDYPSIISIGPSYFEAYDTFPGVKFSHGFNLGKNTTEGLNTLLATVPLACKALSHGNFAHWELGNEPDLFNRQVRPKNWKEIDYVEEWLSKSRIIHRQLMRACPHLAHEYNYLAPSFAGTANGLDPVKTWQAGIDSDADIKLNSMHNYMGGADSPGVTLARTLMNHTAVVAKVQSHVAVMKSLEAKGLAKGVPYILGEMNSLYHQGKPGLSNSFGAALWGVDFNLYCASQNIRRTHMHQGTNYRYASWQPIETNKTSIGTKAPYYGNAFVAAMLSVGTNRSHADVQVVNLPMEQETESAYAAYVDGKLSRIGVVNMQQYNYTVDTGSTAVVRPSTSYQFHVPGISSNPIPVRRLMANGTDSITGITWDGWSYNYELDGGNPVRLSNVTIGETVQADTDGIIRVELPLSSAALLSFGN